In the Pecten maximus chromosome 5, xPecMax1.1, whole genome shotgun sequence genome, GGAACGCCGTCGGATCAGGCGGGATTTGatcaagttatttttttttttttttaatctaagCAACATCTATGACTATCGTGTCACATCCAACATGATTTTAAGTGGACGTCAACAAGGGAACAAGAAGCcatatatacagaaattattCAAGAAACGTTGTCAGTGAGAGTTAAGAAACAACTTCCTTCACCTTCGAACATTTGAACAATTTGCCACATGTTAAAGATGCAActtatgtgaaaaaaatgtactGGATAATCACTGGAAACGAGACGGGTAATACCGATACATTCTGTATACCCTAAGTTATcgtaaataattcattattgtatacttatttgacatgttttaaaaaaaatggtctGTGTCCATTATGTATCGTttgaaatataatgtacatatgtagtcAGTTTTAAATCTGTCCTTACTTTCATCACTACTTTATCTTTCTGTATCGTTTtaaatctttcctttctttcaTCACTACTCTGTTTTTCTGTATCGTTTtaaatctttcctttctttcaTCACTATATTCTGTCTTTCTGTATCGTTTtaaatctttcctttctttcaTCACTATACTCTGTCTATCTGTGTCGTTTtaaatctttcctttctttcaTCACTATATTCTGTTTTTCTGTATCGTTTTAAATCTTTCCTTTATTTCATCACTACTCTGTTTTTCTGTATCGTTTtaaatctttcctttctttcaTCACTATACTCTGTCTTTCTGTATCGTTTtaaatctttcctttctttcaTCACTATACTCTGTCTATCTGTGTCGTTTtaaatctttcctttctttcaTCACTATATTCTGTCTTTCTGTATCGTTTTaaatcttttctttctttcatcactatgctctgtctttctgtgctttGACCCTGGTTAttgcgaggacgttaaacccctaaaacaattttttttaagagATTCCAGAGGGATCTTTGGCGCACACAATTGATCTTTACTGGTCCTGTGTCTAACTGATCTTATCTCTACGTTTCCTTTCTATCTTTTCCCCTGTTAATAACCTGATAACATGAACAAACGGagcctacatgtgaagtttgagacatATCCCTTAAGTACCTTTCAAGAAATAGCATGaacaaaatttaattatcaaaatccaagatggccgcctgtcggccatttggtttttctgatcaaaaatctaaatttaatTAGCACAACTAggtgtgaagtttgagaaatatccctcaaGTAACTAGGAAGTGACGGAACACGAAAGCAGGGCGATTtaatttgaatagcccaccatcaaaTAACACAAATTCCATCCTGATTATTTTCAGAGACGTGTTTACAGCAAGCATATCAGTGAAGTTAGCCTATGATTGTTGGGGAAGGATCTCTAGACATGACGATCAGATAAcacaatttaatatataattgctaatttatcatacattgtatatattgctTTAACAAGCATTGAAGTCAAAATCCTTGCACCTTTGTAAATACAGGCCTATATATTTCCATCAAGGAACTTCCCCTTTGAAGGCCCCTTAACATCACGCCACCTATTGggaaataattataataaagaaTGATAATCAGGAAACCACTTCCGGGAAAATCAGTGTGTTTTCATTTGGTGTGTTTTGaagtttattgttttataatcgttttaacattgttttatacaaCGAAACATATCGTCCGTCGTATTTTAAGAATGTCATTATTACAGTATTGAAGCACACAAGGATAATGCTATAAGTCAATCGTGAAAAGCATGGCAACTTCAGGTGAGTCGATGCAGTCGCATCAACCGGGCCATGGCCGCCCAGTTCCGAACCGAGTTCGTTTGGTGCAATACATGGATGCACATGAATGATTCAAGAATCAGCAGCATGGTTCCAAGTTAAATTTAATGTCTAAACAGACTATACAATGGGATAATTGTCACATTATACTCCACAGTGACGATATATGTATACttacaaattaaacattaatgttGACAAACTGACCAGAGAGAATCCAAGGATTCCATGTAGTCTATATTTACACCAGATATGGCCAATTTTAGTATTATTTACATAAGTACCATTCATCTATATTTGTTATACCGTTCGAAATGCGTATCATTAGGATATTTTCTGTTCTTTGATCACAAGTATTGAATGCAAATAAAATTTACTTTCTTTTTCTAGTttgggaaatatatatacatgatgagGTGAACTCATGATTTGTGCTTGTTTGTGTATGTGGATGAATACtccattttatatttcattttggcCAAGATTGAGTGAACAGAACATATTTGCTTTAAAGCTGAGATTTATCTCTGAACCAGTAATGATATATTCAAATTGATCTATTCTGTGGTATTAATGTGTCAACAAAATTTGCCAATTTGCATTTGGGtgatattatatttactgaGAATCCATGATCAAATTGAAACCTGGTTGAAACATTGATGTCATGTTATCATGGTTAGCTGGAACTATTGATGTCATATGTTATGGTTAGCTGGGACTATTGATGTCATGTTATGGTTAATTAGCTGGAACTGTTGATGTCATGTTATGGTTAGCTGGAACTATTGATGTCATGTTATGGTTAGCTGGAACTATTGATGTCATGTTATGGTTAGCTGGAACTATTGATGTCATGTTATGGTTAGCTGGAACTATTGATGTCATGTTATGGTTATAGATGGAACTATTGATGTCATGTTATGGTTAGCTGGGACTATTGATGTCATGTTATGGTTAGCTGGAACTATTGATGTCATGTTATGGTCAGCTGGAACTATTGATGTCATGTTATGGTTAGCTGGAACTATTGATGTCATGTTATGGTTAATTAGCTGGAACTGTTGATGTCATGTTATGGTTAGCTGGAACTATTGATGTCATGTTATGGTTGGCTGGAACTATTGATGTCATGTTATGGTTAGCTGGAACTGTTGATGTACTGTTATGGTTAGCTGCACCATTGAGGTACTGTTATGGTTAGATGGAACTATTGATGTCATGTTATGGTTAGCTGCACCATTGAGGTACTGTTATGGTTAGATGGAACTATTGATATCATGTTATGGTTATAGATGGAACTATTGATATCATGTTATGGTTAGATGGAACTATTGATGTCATGTTATGGTTGGCTGGAACTATTGATGTCATGTTATGGTTAGCTGGAACTATTGATGTCATGTTATGGTTAATTAGCTGGGACTATTGATGTCATGTTATGGTTAGATGGAACTATTGATGTCATGTTATGGTTAGCTGGAACTATTGATGTCATGTTATGGTTAGATGGAACTATTGATGTCATGTTATGGTTAGCTGGAACTATTGATGTCATGTTATGGTTATAGATGGAACTATTGATGTCATGTTATGGTTAGCTGGGACTATTGATGTCATGTTATGGTTAGCTGGAACTATTGATGTCATGTTATGGTCAGCTGGAACTATTGATGTCATGTTATGGTTAGCTGGAACTATTGATGTCATGTTATGGTTAGCTGGAACTATTGATGTCATGTTATGGTTAGCTGGAACTATCGATGTCATGTTATGGTTAGCTGGAACTATCGATGTCATGTTATGGTTAGCTGGAACTATTGATGTCATGTTATGGTTGGCTGGAACTATTGATGTCATGTTATGGTTAATTAGCTGGAACTATTGATGTCATGTTATGGTTGGCTGGAACTATTGATGTCATGTTATGGTTAATTAGCTGGAACTATTGATGTCATGTTATGGTTAGCTGGAACTATTGATGTCATGTTATGGTTAGCTGGAACTATTGATGTCATATAATGGTTAGCTGGAACTATTGATGTCATGTTATGGTCAGCTGGAACTATTGATGTCATGTTATGGTTAGCTGGAACTATTGATGTCATGTTATGGTTAATTAGCTGGAACTGTTGATGTCATGTTATGGTTAATTAGCTGGAACTATTGATGTCATGTTATGGTTAATTAGCTGGAACTGTTGATGTCATGTTATGGTTAGCTGGAACTATTGATATCATGTTATGGTTAGCTGGAACTATTGATGTCATGTTATGGTTGGCTGGAACTATTGATGTCATGTTATGGTTAGCTGGAACTGTTGATGTACTGTTATGGTTAGCTGCACCATTGAGGTACTGTTATGGTTAGATGGAACTATTGATGTCATGTTATGGTTAGCTGCACCATTGAGGTACTGTTATGGTTAGATGGAACTATTGATATCATGTTATGGTTATAGATGGAACTATTGATATCATGTTATGGTTAGATGGAACTATTGATGTCATGTTATGGTTGGCTGGAACTATTGATGTCATGTTATGGTTAGCTGGAACTATTGATGTCATGTTATGGTTAATTAGCTGGGACTATTGATGTCATGTTATGGTTAGATGGAACTATTGATGTCATGTTATGGTTAGCTGGGACTATTGATGTCATGTTATGGTTAGATGGAACTATTGATGTCATGTTATGGTTAGCTGGAACTATCGATGTCATGTTATGGTTAGATGGAACTATTGATGTCATGTTATGGTTAGCTGGAACTATTGATGTCATGTTATGGTTAATTAGCTGGAACTGTTGATGTCATGTTATGGTTAGCTGGAACTATTGATGTCATGTTATGGTTAGCTGGAACTATTGATGTCATGTTATGGTTAGATGGAACTATTGATGTACTGTACAAAGTTAATGTTATGACAACTGACTTGGCCGAGTTCCACCATACCTAtttaaaatctatataaatgttgacTTTATACAAACAGATTTTCGTTAACCTTTCAGACAATGTAGTTGCCCAATACTGTACCTACCAGTGCCTATAGTCAGTTTTGCCTTGTGGTGACCAGTGGTTCAATAATGGAGACTGTAGGAAACAAAAGCATCCCTTTCTCGAACACATCCAATGGAATGGATATCATGGGGTCAAACTGCTTTGGCAAATACAACACAGTGGCCTGTATCAGGTGAGGAAAAGAACCATTTAATTTGTTTCTGGTAATTTTTCAAAACGTATGTTTGACATGTCATTTTGACCCATTGTTTTCCTTCCCTGCAAAATGATATGTaattatctatgtatgtatatgtatctcaAAAAGACATTAGTTTAACATAGTTTCATAGTATCCTGGTTTCCTCCTTATGTGACTTTGATCTTTCAGAACATAAGAAACATAACATAACTGAggtatttttgaaaaattttagAACTATAGTTTTGTCTAAACAGGATGCAGGATTCACAAcctttaaatgttttattttttcaggaGTTCTGTGTTAACCTTCCTGGCAGTCCTGACAGCATTACTGTGTATAATGAAGATAGCCAAGCTTCATATTCACCATCACCCAGCTTGGCATCAGTATGTCATCTTCTACTGCGCATCCCTGGAGTGTGTGATAGGGTAAGTAAAGATGTCATATTCTACTGTACATCCCTGTAGTGTGTAATAGGGTATACGTAAGTATCAATGTCATCCTCTACTGTACATCCCTGTAGTGTGTAATAGGGTAAGTATCAATGTCATCCTCTACTGTACAACCATGGAGTGTGTAATAGGGTAAATCCTGACGTAATCAGGGTAAATCCTGACGTAATCAGGGTTTCCCTGGGATACTGGTGAATGTGTAAGATGTTTTGTTACAGGGGTGTCCGTTGGGTACTTGTGAATGTGTAAGATGTTTTGTTACAGGGGTGTCCATTGGATACTGGTGAATGTGTAGGATGTTTTGTTACAGGGGTGTCCATTGGGTACTGGTGAATGTGTAGGATGTTTTGTTACAGGGGTGTCCATTGGGTACTTGTGAATGTGTAAGATGTTTTGTTACAGGGGTGTCCATTGGATACTGGTGAATGTGTAGGATGTTTTGTTACAGGGGTGTCCATTGGGTACTGGTGAATGTGTAGGATGTTTTGTTACAGGGGTGTCCATTGGTTACTTGTGAATGTGTAGGATGTTTTGTTACAGGGGTGTCCATTGGGTACTGGTGAATGTGTAGGATGTTTTGTTACAAGGGTGTCCATTGGGTACTGGTGAATGTGTAGGATGTTTTGTTACAGGGGTGTCCATTGGATACTGGTGAATGTGTAGGATGTTTTGTTACAGGAGTGTCCATTGGATACTTGTGAATGTGTAAGATGTTTTGTTACAGAGTTGTCCATTGGGTACTGGTGAATGTGTAAGATGTTTTGTTACAGAGTTGTCCATTGGGTACTGGTGAATGTGTAAGATGTTTTGTTACAGAGTTGTCCATTGGGTACTAGTGAATGTGTAAGATGTTTTGTTACAGAGGTGTCCATTGGGTACTGGTGAATGTGTAAGATGTTTTGTTACAGGGGTGTCCATTGGGTACTGGTGGCCTATGCACAGCTGGACTTTGTACTACAGTATCTCAAGTTGTTACAGTTCCTGGTCATGTGTCACTTCTACTGGACTCTGGCTACACGGGCCCTTAGACGTGAGAGGCTCACCAAATGGTTTGTAATACAGAATAGCATTTGTGGTATCAGAAGTACTGGTAAAATACCAGTTATTGATATAATGAATGTAAAAGAAATTTTCCTGAAAAAAGTGTAGTAACTTCCGAGTCTTTGTatgatgtaaaaacaaaaaaatgattatAATGCTTTCAAGCCTTTGTGTGATGTAGACATTTTGATTTGCATGcaacattgtataaacatttgaaattgaACAGATTTAAGTGAATGTTTTGACACGGGAACTGAATTATTGGATCATTGTATGCCTTTTGTTGTAGGTTCCTCATCCCATTCCTGGTGCTGGTGTGTGTCTACTTCACCGTAATAGCGACTCTTGGCATCGTAAATGTACAGTCATCACTAACAGAGTGTTTACGTAAGTCACAGTCATCTCAGTCAACACTAACAATGTCTACGTAAGTCACAGTAATCTCAGTCAACACTAACAGTGTCTACGTAAGTCACAGTAATCTCGGTCAACACTAACAGTGTCTACGTAAGTCACAGTAATCTCGGACAACACTAACAGTGTCTACGTAAGTCACAGTAATCTCGGTCAACACTAACAGTGTCTACGTAAGTCACAGTAATCTCGGTCAACACTAACAATGTCTACGTAAGTCACAGTAATCTCAGTCAACACTAACATTGTCTACGTAAGTCACAGTAATCTCCGTCAACACTAACAATGTCTACGTAAGTCACAGTAATCTCGGTCAACACCAACAATGTCTATATAAGTCACAGTAATCTGAGTCAACACTAACAGTGTCTACGTAAGTCACAGTAATCTCAGTCAACACTAACAATGTCTACGTAAGTCACAGTAATCATGGTCAACACTAACAGAGTGTCTATGTAAGTCACAGTAATCTCGGTCAACACTAACAGTGTCTACGTAAGTCAGTAATCTCGGTCAACACTAACAGTGTCTATGTAAGTCACAGTAATCTCGGTCAACACTAACAATGTCTACGTAAGTCACAGTAATCTCGGTCAACACTAACAGTGTCTACGTAAGTCACAGTAATCTCAGTCAACACTAACAATGTCTACGTAAGTCACAGTAATCTCGGTCatcaccaacagtgtctacgtAAGTCACAGTAATCTCGGTCAACACTAACAGTGTCTACGTAGTTCACAGTAATCTCGGTCAACACTAACAATGTCTACGTAAGTCATAGTAATCTCAGTCAACACTAACAGTGTCTACGTAAGTCACAGTAATCACGGTCAACACTAACAGTAACTACGTAAGTCACAGTAATCTGGGTCAACACTAACAGTGTCTACGTAAGTCACAGTAATCTCGGTCAACACTAACAATGTCTACGTAAGTCACAGTAATCTCGGTCAACACTAACAGTGTCTACGTAAGTCACAGTAATCTCCGTCAACACTAACACTGTCTACGTAAGTCACAGTAATCTCGGTCAACACTAACACTGTCTACGTAAGTCACAGTAATCTCGGTCAACACTAACAATGTCTACGTAAGTCACAGTAATCTCAGTCAACACTAACAATGTCTACGTAAGTCACGGTAATGTCGGTCAACACTAACAGTGTCTACGTAAGTCACAGTAATCTCGGTCAACACTAACAATGTCTACGTAAGTCACAGTAATCTCGGTCAACACTAACAATGTCTACATAGTCACAGTAATCTCGGTCAACACTAACAGTGTCTACGTAAGTCACAGTAATCTCAGTCAACACTTACAATGTCTACGTAAGTCACAGTAATCTCGGTCAACACTAACAGTAACTACGTAAGTCACAGTAATCTGGGTCAACACTAACAGTGTCTACGTAAGTCACAGTAATCTCGGTCAACACTAACAATGTCTACGTAAGTCACAGTAATCTCGGTCAACACTAACAGTGTCTACGTAAGTCACAGTAATCTCAGTCAACACTAACAATGTCTACGTAAGTCACAGTAATCTCGGTCAACACTAACAGTGTCTACGTAAGTCACAGTAATCTCAGTCAACACTAACAGTGTCTACGTAAGTCACAGTCATCTCGGTCAACACTAACAGTGTCTACGTAAGTCACAGTAATCTCGGTCAACACTAACAGTGTCTACGTAAGTCACAGTAATCTCGGTCAACACTAACAATGTCTACGTAAGTCACAGTCATCTCGGTCAACACTAACAATGTCTACGTAGTTCACAGTAATCTGAGTCAACACTAACAATGTCTACATAGTCACAGTAATCTCGGTCAACACTTACAGTGTCTACGTAAGTCACAGTAATCTCGGTCAACACTAACAATGTCTACGTAAGTCACAGTAATCTCGGTCAACACTAACAATGTCTACATAGTCACAGTAATCTCGGTCAACACTAACAGTGTCTACGTAAGTCACAGTAATCTCGGTCAACACTAACAATGTCTACGTAAGTCACAGTAATCTCAGTCAACACTTACAATGTCTACGTAAGTCACAGTAATCTCGGTCAACACTAACAGTGTCTACGTAAGTCACAGTAATCTGGGTCAACACTAACAATGTCTACGTAAGTCACAGTAATCTCGGTCAACACTAACAGTGTCTACGTAAGTCACAGTAATCTCGGTCAACACTAACAATGTCTATATAAGTCACAGTAATCTCAGTCAACACTAACAATGTCTACGTAAGTCACAGTAATCTCCGTCAACACTAACAATGTCTACGTAAGTCACAGTAATCTCGGTCAACACTAACAATGTCTATATAAGTCACAGTAATCATGGTCAACACTAACAGAGTGTCTATGTAAGTCACAGTAATCTCGGTCAACACTAACAGTGTCTACGTAAGTCAGTAATCTCGGTCAACACTAACAGTGTCTATGTAAGTCACAGTAATCTCGGTCAACACTAACAATGTCTACGTAAGTCACAGTAATCTCGGTCAACACTAACAGTGTCTACGTAAGTCACAGTAATCTCAGTCAACACTAACAATGTCTACGTAAGTCACAGTAATCTCGGTCatcaccaacagtgtctacgtAAGTCACAGTAATCTCGGTCAACACTAACAGTGTCTACGTAGTTCACAGTAATCTCGGTCAACACTAACAATGTCTACGTAAGTCACAGTAATCTCAGTCAACACTAACAGTGTCTACGTAAGTCACAGTAATCTCGGTCAACACTAACAGTGTCTACGTAAGTCACAGTAATCTCGGTCAACACTAACAGTGTCTACGTAAGTCACAGTAATCTCGGTCAACACTAACAATGTCTACGTAAGTCACAGTAATCTTGGTCAACACTAACAATGTCTACGTAAGTCACAGTAATCTCGGTCAACACTAACATTGTCTACGTAAGTCACAGTAATCTCGGTCAACACTAACAGTGTCTACGTAAGTCACAGTAATCTCTGTCAACACTAACAATGTCTATATAAGTCACAGTAATCTGAGTCAACACTAACAGTGTCTACGTAAGTCACAGTAATCTGGGTCAACACTAACAGTGTCTACGTAAGTCACAGTAATCTCGGTCAACACTAACAGTGTCTACGTAAGTCACAGTAATCTCAGTCAACACTAACAGTGTCTACGTAAGTCACAGTAATCTCGGTCAACACTAACAGTGTCTACGTAAGTCACGGTAATCTCAGTCAACACTAACAATGTCTACGTAAGTCACAGTAATCTCGGTCAACACTAACAATGTCTACGTAAGTCACAGTAATCTGAGTCAACACTAACAATGTCTACGTAAGTCACAGTAATCTCAGTCAACACTAACAATGTCAATATAAGTCACAGTAATCTGAGTCAACACTAACAATGTCTACGTAAGTCACAGTAATCTCAGTCAACACTAACAATGTCTACGTAAGTCACAGTAATCTGGGTCAACACTAACAGTGTCTACGTAAGTCACAGTAATCTCGGTCAACACTAACAATGTCTACGTAAGTCACAGTAATCTCTGTCAACTCTAATAGTTGTTCGAAAgttgattagcttaatcacttgtgAAAATCTCCTTTtgcctttacttcaaaacctctGAGTGTATATTCTTTAACATAGGCAGGTAGGAGGCAACTGAGGAGTGTtataatttcatgaaattttgtcaagttaagtttaccagaaatgattttatcaggattttaaaattgttgttaaactgtgattagcttaatcattttttgaacaactgggcccagatggattttgacaattgaagggatctttctcatatttcatatgtaagctccctttggtccctagttgtgcatattgtattttgggaccgatcagaaaacaacatggctgacaggcagccatctaggattttgacaattgcaggttTCTCCTGctttatcatgtttatatataaagttataagggaaaaaaatggaaatgatCAGTCTTTCAattgactgatatggatcattcaatggtgggcgctaagatccctctgggatatcTTGTTGTATTTATGAAgttaaattaattattgattGCCATATTCCTGACAATTGttgtatatactgtgtataccctCCACAGAACCGTACTGGCTGGAGTTGTCAGGGGCGGAGTTTGTCACTGTCCAGCTGTTTGGTGTGGCTGGCTTTTATATCACACGGCGACTTAATGAAATAAGTACTCTTGATTCAGTACGGTGGTCACAGAAGAGGGACTTATGGTGGTAAGTATAACATCTTAGTCTCAAagagatatttatataacaacatcTTAGTCTCAAAgggatatttatataacatctTAGTCTCAAAgggatatttatataacatctTAGTCTCAAAgggatatttatatataacaacatctCTTGTCTCAAAgggatatttatataacatctTAGTCTCAAAgggatatttatataacaacatcTCTTGTCTCAAAgggatatttatataatttaattttgcttgtaagaagcattttcattggctcaaaaaattatgttatcatctcataacataaaaaaatctgtgacgtcagcggagtaatcgttgttcacaggattttgtatttatcgatgtgtttttaaatatctggagcaaaataaacatgttaaacttaatgaaaatgtttcttatcgtttttaattaaattataagggtaaactgtaatattttttttacgttattgagcaataacacaaaaaactggggtgtactcttttcataaaccgctttgcggtttattcagagtacaccccagttttttgtgttattgctcgcggtttatgaaaagagtacaccccagttttttgtgttattgctcaataacgtaaaaaaaaaattacagttaacccttaaataacATCTTAGTCTCAAAgggatatttatataacatctTAGTCTCAAAgggatatttatatataacaccatctCTTTTCTCAAAcggatatttatatatatgtaacggatatttatatatatgtaacggatatttatatatatgtaacggatatttatatatatgtaacattttatataacaaCAAGTGTCAAAGGATGTTTATAATAGAAAGATGCTTTCCCCTCTACAGGGACATGAGAAGCAGATTCTGAAAtagtgaaatatttatatataagttattaTAGATGAGAAGTTTCATGAAATGAGGTCAGCAATATGCAGGGCCTTTGTCTCTTGTTTTGTATTCATTGTGATTGTTTTGCATTTCAGCATCGTGATTGTGTTCGAGATATCAGCATTTGTTGGATTCTTGTATGATATTATGCTAAAAATATGTAAGTATTCCTTTTCTCTTATTGTGATTTATAAGTATATCATTGTATCAATTAACACAATTATAGGTGATGTCAATTTGGTATTAAGTAACTAAGGTTGAAGACAGAGGTCAATATTTTAGGTTCTACGgggtcagtataacactatatTGACTAAATCATGGGTCTTAATTTTTGTATTAGATATGAAACTTGTTTGCAGAAGTGTGGAATTGTATTACCTAGTACAGTATAGGTATCTTGGAAATAAAAGAAACATAAAGTCCGTGACCTCCACCTGACAATGATTTTACCAATGAGAATTGAGACCATATCTAATATTAAAGGTAAATTTAAGGTCCAGCAATTTAAAGATTGTGTTCTGTCACAATAGTCTAATCTGGAATCTCTGAGTCAAAATCTAAAATGTTTCCAATGGTTATATAATGACATGTCCATGTTCAGTGAAGTCACTAAGAGTCCAGTTTGCGGATTCGAATTCTGTCGGACGATTTTATTAGTCTCTGACCGGTGTAACCAGGGGGATGATAGGTTTCCACTTCGTCCGTCACCTACATATGTAACATCAAAGTTTGTTAGCGCTCTAGCGTCTTCATTCCTTGAGAGATTTtaattaaacttcacacaatgataaagtacTATGTGTTACATGGTAGCGAGGACCATGTTGATTGAGCTGGTTACATGGTAGCGAGGACCATGTTGATCCAGGAGACGGATACTTAGTACACTAgacaacatggtggtgttagtacactagacaacatggtggtgttagtacACTAGACAACATTGTGGTGTTAGTACACTAGACAACATTGTTGTGTTAGTACACTAGACAACACGGTGGTGTTAGTACACTAGACAACACGGTGGTGTTAGTACACTAGACAACATGGTGATGTTAGTACACTAgacaacatggtggtgttagtacACTAGACAACATGGTGTTAGTACACTAGACAACATGGTCGTGTTAGTACACTAGACAACATGGTGATGTTAGTACACTAGACAACACGGTGGTGTTAGTACACTAgacaacatggtggtgttagtacactagacaacatggtggtgttagtacactggacaacatggtggtgttagtacactagacaacatggtggtgttagtacactggacaacatggtggtgttagtacactggacaacatggtggtgttagtacactagacaacatggtggtgttagtacactggacaacatggtggtgttagtacactggacaacatggtggtgttagtacactggacaacatggtggtgttagtacACTGGACAACATGGTGGTGTAAGTACACTGgacaacatggtggtgttagtacactagacaacatggtggtgttagt is a window encoding:
- the LOC117328240 gene encoding uncharacterized protein LOC117328240; this encodes METVGNKSIPFSNTSNGMDIMGSNCFGKYNTVACIRSSVLTFLAVLTALLCIMKIAKLHIHHHPAWHQYVIFYCASLECVIGGVHWVLVAYAQLDFVLQYLKLLQFLVMCHFYWTLATRALRRERLTKWFLIPFLVLVCVYFTVIATLGIVNVQSSLTECLQPYWLELSGAEFVTVQLFGVAGFYITRRLNEISTLDSVRWSQKRDLWCIVIVFEISAFVGFLYDIMLKILGDEASGCSKIFNDAEELYSTIFIIFMVLKLLLPIWVMLFVFQPSPPVVDHDDLIPALSDDGNSAFSASIDDHQYRQLYHPAEDYHSFNDNSPSPAAPTSRASNGNMKRSTSNLDPIREEATPNSSVKSKPEDANNPASTSIQAGSRETPPAQRGKFYI